The nucleotide window TCTATAAACGGAGCCAAAGCATCATAAGCGTATGGTAACTGCGGTAATGTAAATGGGTTCATCGTATTTATTTTTTTAATTAATGTATGACAAAGGTAAAAATATATTTGAATAAAACAACTTTTTTGTTGTTTTATTAGAGTGATGAATGAAAATAATAAAGTGTTGTAAATGTTTAATTTATGCTTTGTTTTTTGAGGTTATAGAAAATGACTATATTTGTTGTTGGAAAATAAAACAACCTAAATATTGTCAAATGAAGAAGCCAGCTGCAGATCGTATTCTGATGTTTTTAAAGATGAGAGGGGAAGCTACTTCACTTCTTATTGCAGAAGAATTATCGATTACCAAAGAAGGTGCAAGAAAACATTTACTGAATCTTGCAGAGGAAGGATGGATCCGGTCTTCGGTGAAAAGCGAAGGCGTAGGACGCCCATCTGCTTATTATACTCTTACTGAAAAAGGTCTGGCTCAGTTTCCGGATACCCATGCGGATGTAACTGTTCAGCTTCTGAAATCTGTGAAAAATCTTTTGGGTGAAAATGCTTTAAACTTGCTGATCAGCGACCGCGAAAAGAACACTCACGACCGTTATGAAAAAATACTTTCCAAAACACAGTCTTTGGAGCAGCGTCTGGAATCTTTGGCAAAAGTCCGAAGTGAAGAAGGTTATATGGCAGAATGGAAAAAAGAAGGCCAAAATTATTTTCTGATTGAAAATCATTGCCCGATATGTGCTGCTGCCGCTGAATGTCAGGGTTTCTGCCGTGCCGAACTATCCAATTTCCAATCCCTGATAGGAAAAGACTATAAAGTGGAAAGAATAGATCATATCATTTCCGGGGGACAGCGCTGTGTCTATAAAATCAGCCAATCATTATCATTTAATTCATAATCATAACTCAGAATATGGCTTTAAAAGCAGTAATATTTGATATGGACGGTGTACTGGTAGATTCAGAAAAATTCTGGGCCCAGGCCGAGCTGGATGTTTTTTCATCCTATGGCGTA belongs to Chryseobacterium gleum and includes:
- a CDS encoding helix-turn-helix transcriptional regulator — its product is MKKPAADRILMFLKMRGEATSLLIAEELSITKEGARKHLLNLAEEGWIRSSVKSEGVGRPSAYYTLTEKGLAQFPDTHADVTVQLLKSVKNLLGENALNLLISDREKNTHDRYEKILSKTQSLEQRLESLAKVRSEEGYMAEWKKEGQNYFLIENHCPICAAAAECQGFCRAELSNFQSLIGKDYKVERIDHIISGGQRCVYKISQSLSFNS